ACATCATTGTACGCATTGAGATACAATGGTTCGGGATATTATTGGCATCAAATATATTAAAATGAAATTAAAATTATTATTTGTATTTTTATTTATTGGCTGTTCACTTTATGGACAGAGAACCAAAATGAAATATTCAGAAATTACTGACACATTAAAATTTAATTCAAAAACTGCAACAGGTATTTATACAACAGGAGGCAGCGCAGATTCAAATAAATTACTTCATGCCGGAGTAATAAATTCTTTCGGAAAAGATACAGCATTTTTTTATCCTGAAAACTATGGTGCAATTGTTAATGACACTTTGGATGATCGGTCAGCGATACAATCCGCAATTGATGCAGCCTGTAATAAAGGAGGTGGGATAGTTTGGTTAGCGAAAGGAGAATACAGATTAAAATCTTCGGCATCAAGAGGGATATATCAATCAAGTTTGCACGTTTGTTCCAACGTGACATTAATGGGTCAGGGTTTTCAATGTGTAATTAAAACAACATTAACCACATCAGGAACTCATGTAATATCATTACAGCATGCAGGAAGTAATATCGTATTAAGGGATTTTCAAATAAAATCCGATTCATCCTATGCAACGGCAGGAATATTTTCAGAATATGGAGTCACGAATTTAACTATATCAAGGGTCAAAATTGATCGTGGTACTTGTTGGGGAATCAATTTAAAAGATTGCTCAAAAGGACTTATTGAGAATTGCGACATCCAAAACGGAGGGGCATGTCATGGAATAGAAGTTGGAAATTCAAACGGATATGTTGTGAGGAATTGTGAATTTTATTCCAACGTTACAAAGACATATCACCCATCAAGAGGGAACGGTATTGAATTTTATAATGATGATACAAGAGAGCCGAAATCTTACGGTAATCTAATTGAAGGCAATCACGTACACCATATTGGCGGTGGTATATCTATCTGGGGTGACTCGCTCACTTCAGTAATTGGAAATACAATTCACATGATTTCTGGTCATGGATTAGTTGTTACTACTTGGAAGGGGGCAGATACAATTCTAAATGTTGGAATTAAAATAATTGGTAACACAATCAAGGGAACAGGATATATTAATAATTCCTCAGTAGGAATGCTTATTGAAGCAACCAATAGAGATATATTAGTAGCTAACAATATGTTGGATTCCATCATATCACTTGATGCTGGTTATGGTGGAGGTGTTGGTATTCACAACTCAGCCGATGGAACAATCTTAGAAGGCAATATAGTACAACACGCATACATCAACGGAATTTCAAATGATGCAAATTATTGTGTCATTAATAATAATCGAGTATTTAATTGCTCAGTATTGACAGATAATGCATATCGAGGCATTTCAAATTCAGGAGATTGGTGTACGATTGTGGGCAATGTAGTTCATGATACAAGGTCCAATTCGAGAATGGATTTTTGCATTTATGTACCCGGAGATAATAATACAATAGTAGGAAATAATACAGCCGGAGGAAGTAACGGAAACATTTATGTCTCTGGAACTGGAAACATTCAAGGGAACAATAAAGAATAAGCTCATGAGTTTAAAACAAATCACAGATAGCCTCTTTGGAATGGAGGCCATGATAGGATGGTTAAGTTCGGGATTTTTGCTCATTGTGAATCTTGCCGTAAATTCAAAAGTGATTGATGGAATTACAGCATGGGCAGGAGCAGCATTTGCAATTGGCACTGGTTTTTTTGCAATGCTCAGAATGTATGAGTCCTGGAAAGAGGCAAAAGCAAAAAGAAAAATTGTTGAACATCAATTGGATGAAGAACATCAGTCGGATGATGAACACATTGGAATATGAGTAAATTATATTAATTTTGCATTACTATGATTGAGAAATACACCTGTATTGAATTTCCCTATTTTAAAATTATAGGAGACTGTAATGATGAAGGGTCGAGCGGTTTATTTCTCAATGGAATTCCGGGGATAACTCTTAAGAGAGCATCAGCAATTGCAGACGAAAATTATCTTTCCGGATTAGAATTAATTCGGGCAGACGAAAAGGAAAGTGTCGAGACTGTAATCAGGGATATTTTAATGGAAATATCGGACACCATAAACACCGGATTGATTCACTCAAGCAAGGATAAGAAAATAGTGTATCATGAAGATGCTGAATATGTGGCACCAGGAACAACCGGAATAAAAATAGTTTCAAATAATACTGATCCTTATTCCTCTACTTTGATTCATTACTTGGAGTTTTACTCTAAAACAGCCGGTGGAAATATCACTTATACCATAAAAGACGGAGAAGACACCACAACGATCACCCAGGCACTTTTAAAAGGGTACAATAAGATTCAAATAGATTACACCTGTCGAAATAATTTGGTTTATATAACCGCTGATTTTGGTGCTGAGGAATTGATCAAGGACAGTTTATCTTCATGCAAGTGTTACAATACTTGTGCAATAGTAAGTCCGGTGGATGGCAGCTATGAGGATGTTGATGATAATGTTTTGGGTTATCAGATTTCTTGCATTTGTGATGACGTGCCGTTAATTTGTCGATTTGCCGAGTACATAAAGAATGCGGTCAGATTCCAATTAGGAATCAAATTAATGACACGGTTGCTTGTTTCTGACAATGCCGTTCCAGTGGTTTACAAAGGCCAGGACCAGGCAAAATACTTGCTTAAATTGTGGTCCGGTGGAATTGATACGGTGACGGGCAAAATGATTCCTGGTGAATACTTTTTAGAGATCAAAAAAATAAGTAAAATGATTCGTAATTTTCTAAAATCAAACAGTTCGGTTTGTTTTGGTTGCGAGTCAAATTTTAAAATCGTTTCAAATTTACCCTAATGGCTTGTTGTACAGGAGGACCAAGGATCGGAGGGGCCGGACTGGTCACACAATCTAAAGGAAAGACAAGAGAACAGATACTTGAGGAATTGCGCCAAGCGCAGCAGCCTATCGAAGTGGACGGAGGTTATATTATTAAGATAGTTGGAACTTAAAGTCTTTGTAAACAAATTGGAAACTGCTGACGACTGTTTGAAGTCTGATGGCACTATCGAATTGGCATCTTTACAGCTGCTAAAAAAATCCATATTGGACAGAGTGTTCAATAAGGATGGTGGCGTTGCTACAGATGGAACACCATTAGGAGAATATAAATCTGTGAGTTACTTGGAGCGGAGAAATGTTAATAAGAATTTTACCAACATACTAAAAAATCTATACTACAACGGTGATATGTTTAATTCAATTGTCACCGGATTAAAAGGGGATCAGTTAGGACTTGGATTTAACAATAAAGATATAGCTGAGATTGCAAGACACCAGGAGAATTCAGAAAATCAGGTTGATAGAGATATATTTTATCCTACCATTGATGAAATTGAGTTGGTGCGAGAAGATTTAAGGCAGAACATTATCAATAAAATAAGGGAATGCTTCAAGACTTAAAGAACATAATCGACATCAAAGCACCATTCTTCAAGTTACTGACTGAATGGGGTCCAATTGATGCACACAAATCAATTTATGCATACTATATTAAGGATGTAACTGATTCTAATATTGATGTAGAGGAATTGGCCTGTGACTGTTTTGCAATTCGCAAAAAGAAAACAACGGTAATATATTTCCAGTACGATTCCAATTTGGAAATCGACAATTTGGAGAAACTTATTTTATATAACATTTGCGCCTTAA
This DNA window, taken from Candidatus Vicinibacter affinis, encodes the following:
- a CDS encoding right-handed parallel beta-helix repeat-containing protein, which codes for MKLKLLFVFLFIGCSLYGQRTKMKYSEITDTLKFNSKTATGIYTTGGSADSNKLLHAGVINSFGKDTAFFYPENYGAIVNDTLDDRSAIQSAIDAACNKGGGIVWLAKGEYRLKSSASRGIYQSSLHVCSNVTLMGQGFQCVIKTTLTTSGTHVISLQHAGSNIVLRDFQIKSDSSYATAGIFSEYGVTNLTISRVKIDRGTCWGINLKDCSKGLIENCDIQNGGACHGIEVGNSNGYVVRNCEFYSNVTKTYHPSRGNGIEFYNDDTREPKSYGNLIEGNHVHHIGGGISIWGDSLTSVIGNTIHMISGHGLVVTTWKGADTILNVGIKIIGNTIKGTGYINNSSVGMLIEATNRDILVANNMLDSIISLDAGYGGGVGIHNSADGTILEGNIVQHAYINGISNDANYCVINNNRVFNCSVLTDNAYRGISNSGDWCTIVGNVVHDTRSNSRMDFCIYVPGDNNTIVGNNTAGGSNGNIYVSGTGNIQGNNKE